Proteins from a genomic interval of Megalopta genalis isolate 19385.01 unplaced genomic scaffold, iyMegGena1_principal scaffold0037, whole genome shotgun sequence:
- the ND-13B gene encoding NADH dehydrogenase (ubiquinone) subunit ND-13B encodes MSRILKKTTGLTGLAVNPQARDNLMRVYSQVLAALAILPQESAYRRNAEAIVKERNAIVQQNTNVADIENKIGYGQIEELLLQAQDELILAQRMSSWKPWESLIEEAPSHQWTWPPRK; translated from the exons ATGTCACGGATTTTAAAAAAG ACGACAGGATTAACGGGTCTCGCCGTAAACCCGCAAGCCCGTGACAATTTGATGAGAGTCTATTCGCAAGTTTTGGCAGCTTTAGCTATTCTACCGCAAGAGTCTGCTTATAGAAGAAACGCAGAAGCCATCGTCAAAGAAAGAAACGCTATCGTACAACAG AACACCAACGTGGCCGATATAGAGAATAAGATAGGTTACGGACAGATCGAAGAGCTTTTATTGCAAGCGCAGGACGAGTTGATCTTGGCGCAAAGAATGTCATCGTGGAAACCGTGGGAAAGTTTGATAGAAGAAGCACCCAGTCATCAGTGGACATGGCCGCCTCGTAAATAA
- the LOC143261129 gene encoding uncharacterized protein LOC143261129 produces MGTVNDVYNWSSVKALYATVSSMNLAGLIAVVLAVVWAARFQRGFGDYLNLVAPGDGSAWTTVIISAAVLCSPAYILGLKSCFHLRTESSEADPEEEEQTVDDLQKVANRLLFFHVIACLLSGFLVAALNATYLALLSGFQQKSRDGLMQAIQRYGSDATAKERVDAVQTEFECCGDSGYEDWFRVPWLEPANGPEHPEHSEHPENGPRLEEQSAPDEREEESTRTADVPFSCCSNDVPKPCVHHDVLNPGAAYDYNPKHPTIATLGCRTKIMDRAVTVRLYLSGYLAVVTVYQVTLSFLSRLLQTAHSNDLYIGFRKHRYRAWILFGPEGTSSDAASTKRSSRASLLGKRSGRKPPRSLTTTASSSCSSSSSLEEEEVAPKAARKAKSSGVKMLDEIRSRISSAKSKSLPLLVESKTSIADKLRVPERDVRSSKDGVSRVVGEGAGRGRGESKRNGGGKRLSRRATRSEVVARRNYDSSELSASSRSINEDLPPPPPPPPFAARLETELVDDAVVGTRFREQRSFGQNSGRRIKVLERFGNIERRIDGRKTEGRCDRVARRRESGGADFVRVDGDSPAGSDRSGRMKSSPGDVYDRFRGSLQHTLARREAARSRRGSRGRARAGRAAASLEARRSSLLARLGCKNVPPSYRLLANLEDKKRPTAQTYPAPAPTAPPFLQNPWSANCGRVQRRCSVCRRPVRLSPTSSRGSFVQRNDVAPPVNDFLENRLRLEEIRVPWNRAPSISRSGPRR; encoded by the exons ATGGGCACGGTAAATGACGTTTACAACTGGAGCTCTGTAAAAGCACTGTACGCGACCGTGTCCTCGATGAATTTGGCTGGTCTGATCGCCGTCGTGCTCGCCGTTGTTTGGGCCGCGAGGTTCCAGAGGGGTTTCGGAGATTACCTGAACCTCGTCGCTCCAG GTGACGGTTCCGCGTGGACGACCGTGATAATCTCGGCGGCGGTGCTGTGCTCGCCCGCCTACATCCTGGGCCTGAAATCCTGTTTCCACCTGCGAACGGAGAGCTCCGAAGCGGACCCGGAGGAAGAAGAGCAAACGGTCGACGACCTGCAAAAGGTGGCGAACCGTCTTCTCTTCTTCCACGTGATCGCTTGCCTGCTGTCGGGATTCCTGGTGGCGGCGCTGAACGCCACCTATCTGGCCCTGTTGAGCGGTTTCCAGCAGAAAAGCCGCGACGGTCTGATGCAGGCGATTCAAAGGTACGGCAGCGACGCGACGGCGAAGGAGCGCGTCGACGCGGTGCAGACGGAGTTCGAGTGCTGCGGGGACAGCGGCTACGAGGACTGGTTCCGGGTGCCCTGGCTCGAGCCGGCCAACGGGCCCGAGCACCCCGAGCACTCGGAGCACCCCGAGAACGGTCCTCGACTGGAAGAGCA ATCGGCGCCCGACGAACGGGAAGAAGAATCAACGAGAACCGCGGACGTTCCCTTCTCCTGTTGCTCGAACGACGTCCCGAAACCCTGCGTCCACCACGACGTCCTGAACCCCGGCGCCGCGTACGACTACAACCCGAAGCACCCTACGATCGCCACCCTCGGCTGTCGAACCAAGATCATGGACCGAGCCGTCACCGTCAGGTTGTATCTCTCCGGATACCTGGCCGTCGTGACGGTCTATCAG GTGACTCTGTCGTTCCTCTCCCGCCTCCTGCAAACCGCCCATTCGAACGACCTGTACATAGGCTTCAGGAAGCATCGGTACCGCGCCTGGATCCTCTTCGGGCCGGAGGGAACGTCCTCCGACGCGGCGTCGACGAAACGAAGCAGCCGAGCCTCGCTGCTCGGAAAACGATCCGGCCGTAAACCGCCTCGCTCTCTCACCACCACCGCCTCTTCCTCCtgctcttcctcctcctctttAGAGGAGGAGGAAGTAGCTCCGAAAGCGGCCCGTAAAGCCAAGAGCAGCGGCGTAAAGATGCTGGACGAGATTCGCTCGAGGATCTCCTCGGCGAAGTCGAAGAGCCTGCCTCTTCTGGTCGAGTCCAAGACATCGATCGCCGACAAGCTCCGAGTTCCCGAGAGAGACGTTCGTTCGTCGAAGGACGGAGTCTCGAGGGTGGTCGGCGAAGGGGCGGGACGGGGGCGAGGCGAGAGCAAGAGGAACGGCGGCGGGAAGCGACTTTCGAGGCGCGCGACGAGGTCCGAGGTGGTCGCGAGGCGGAATTACGACTCGTCGGAGCTTTCCGCGAGCAGCAGGTCGATCAACGAGGATCTaccgcctccgccgccgcctccGCCCTTCGCTGCGAGGCTCGAGACGGAGCTGGTCGACGACGCGGTCGTCGGGACGCGGTTCCGCGAGCAGAGATCCTTCGGCCAGAATTCTGGCAGGCGGATCAAAGTCCTGGAGAGATTCGGAAACATCGAACGGAGGATCGACGGACGGAAGACCGAGGGACGGTGCGATCGAGTCGCGCGGCGCAGGGAAAGCGGGGGCGCCGATTTTGTCCGGGTCGACGGCGATTCGCCCGCCGGCTCCGATCGCTCCGGGAGAATGAAATCCAGCCCCGGCGACGTTTACGACAGATTTCGGGGCTCTCTGCAGCACACTCTGGCCAGGAGAGAGGCCGCGCGATCGAGGAGAGGCTCCAGGGGGCGGGCCCGAGCGGGCCGGGCCGCGGCCAGCCTCGAAGCGAGGCGGAGCAGTCTTCTGGCCCGCCTCGGTTGCAAGAATGTCCCGCCCTCTTATCGTTTGTTGGCCAACTTGGAGGACAAGAAGCGACCCACCGCGCAAACGTACCCTGCGCCCGCGCCCACAGCCCCACCCTTTCTCCAAAATCCTTGGAGCGCTAACTGCGGACGAGTTCAAAGACGATGCAGCGTCTGTCGTCGTCCCGTTCGATTAAGTCCGACTTCCTCTCGAGGATCGTTCGTACAGCGAAACGACGTTGCTCCACCTGTAAACGACTTTTTAGAGAATAGGCTGCGTTTGGAAGAGATCCGCGTACCTTGGAATCGAGCCCCTTCGATCTCGAGGTCAGGTCCGCGTCGGTGA
- the RpS5a gene encoding ribosomal protein S5a produces the protein MADMETFDDVVVSTATALQVTLSAELPEIKLFGRWNCDDVQVNDMSLQDYIAVKEKNAKYLPHSAGRYAAKRFRKAQCPIVERLTNSLMMHGRNNGKKLMAVRIVKHAFEIIHLLTGDNPLQVLVTAIINSGPREDSTRIGRAGTVRRQAVDVSPLRRVNQAIWLLCTGAREAAFRNIKTIAECLADELINAAKGSSNSYAIKKKDELERVAKSNR, from the exons ATGGCAGATATGGAAACGTTCGACGACGTAGTGGTTTCCACTGCGACAGCCTTACAAGTTACGCTTTCAGCCGAACTACCAGAAATCAAGTTGTTTGGTCGATGGAACTGCGACGACGTACAAGTAAACGATATGTCGTTACAAGATTATATTGCCGTCAAAGAGAAGAATGCAAAGTATTTGCCACATTCTGCCGGTCGTTACGCGGCGAAACGATTTCGGAAAGCTCAGTGCCCCATAGTGGAACGCCTTACAAATTCGTTGATGATGCACGGTAGAAACAATGGCAAGAAGTTGATGGCCGTAAGAATTGTAAAGCACGCGTTTGAAATTATTCACCTCCTTACGGGTGACAATCCTCTTCAA GTTCTTGTAACTGCGATTATCAATTCAGGACCAAGAGAAGATTCTACGCGTATCGGCCGTGCTGGTACAGTTAGGAGACAGGCGGTGGACGTATCTCCGTTGAGACGTGTCAATCAAGCAATCTGGTTATTGTGTACCGGTGCTAGGGAAGCTGCTTTCCGTAATATCAAAACAATCGCGGAATGCCTAGCCGATGAACTTATCAATGCTGCGAAAGGTTCGTCGAATTCGTATGCGATCAAAAAGAAGGATGAACTCGAACGTGTTGCAAAGTCTAATCGATAA
- the LOC117221429 gene encoding mutS protein homolog 5 — translation MIHALGVLLLFVDRHWNAMALDPSGRPAFLTLEHMALQNLMTMNDDAFRALNIVRSRDHPSLFKFGETSAKTGAASLFSLFKRYCRSRPGAQFLWKTMQHPSRDVDLLRKRLDAVEYLLNPSNHTLVENLSACLSNVDRLTSAVLACCSGPRAKPSNWYKLHKTVSNAIRIADLCEEHAGRVEIFESVAGTGTNEMRYVKYFVEYIVDFAASRREGKLVVRPNVDPLLDELNHVRRTLPELLTRMAAKDMREHLPASVTGCNMVYLPSIGYVLAINKWNPTPPDDAEIPNLEFKFSVKDVHYYKSFSARELDETVGDVILKISIRQNHIVQKLWRYATKQARFIARAIERCAELDTLIAFARVARDYDYAKPTITRSKIIDAKETRHPLFEFSTACVPNDVRSGNGGSLVKVLTGPNSCGKSVYLKQIGLLIFMAHIGSYVAAKSATIGIVDRLSTQMSNAESVGLYASSFLQNLRQINVAIRASTSDSVVLMDELERGTTESSGRSLVAAVLDEFAKREQRCPHVFAATHAHAVVEMLPRTASIEPQARISFSAAVASFRLARRRFTDVRVRRRPGPILGVSLPADRRQRVAQFRPLRGQVRRAGREHRRSKFGGVRVDREQRSAVADRPTLGRIASRRATLRGRTGRGSGAAEILDRHNYDFQVDGTR, via the exons ATGATCCACGCGCTCGGGGTGCTGCTGCTCTTCGTCGACAGACACTGGAACGCGATGGCTCTCGATCCCTCCGGCAGACCCGCTTTCCTCACTCTCGAGCACATGGCGCT GCAAAATCTGATGACGATGAACGACGACGCGTTCCGAGCCCTGAACATCGTGCGATCCAGGGATCATCCGAGTCTGTTCAAGTTCGGCGAAACGAGCGCGAAAACCGGCGCCGCGAGCCTTTTCTCCCTGTTCAAGCGTTACTGTCGCTCGAGGCCCGGCGCGCAGTTTCTCTGGAAAACGATGCAGCATCCGTCGCGCGACGTCGACCTGCTCCGCAAGAGATTGGACGCGGTCGAATACCTTCTGAACCCGAGCAACCACACCTTGGTCGAGAACTTGTCGGCGTGCTTGAGCAACGTGGACCGGCTGACGAGCGCGGTGCTCGCCTGCTGCTCGGGACCGCGAGCGAAACCGTCCAATTGGTACAAACTGCACAAG ACCGTCTCGAACGCGATCCGCATCGCCGACCTGTGCGAGGAGCACGCGGGCCGCGTCGAGATCTTCGAGTCCGTCGCGGGCACCGGGACCAACGAGATGCGATACGTCAAGTATTTCGTCGAGTACATCGTGGACTTTGCGGCGAGCAGGCGGGAGGGAAAGCTCGTGGTCAGGCCGAACGTGGACCCCTTGCTCGACGAAC TGAATCACGTGCGACGCACTCTGCCCGAGCTGCTCACGCGAATGGCGGCGAAAGACATGAGGGAACATCTGCCGGCTTCGGTGACGGGCTGCAACATGGTCTACTTGCCGAGCATCGGCTACGTGCTGGCGATCAACAAATGGAATCCGACTCCGCCGGACGACGCGGAAATCCCGAACTTGGAGTTCAAATTCAGCGTGAAAGACGTGCACTATTACAAGAGCTTTTCGGCGAGAG AACTGGACGAGACCGTGGGGGACGTGATACTGAAGATATCGATCCGCCAGAATCACATCGTGCAGAAGCTGTGGCGATACGCGACGAAGCAAGCGCGTTTCATCGCGCGAGCGATCGAACGATGCGCGGAACTCGACAC GTTGATCGCGTTCGCGAGGGTAGCGCGCGACTACGATTACGCGAAGCCGACCATAACCCGGTCGAAGATCATCGACGCGAAGGAAACGCGACACCCGCTGTTCGAATTCTCGACGGCGTGCGTCCCGAACGACGTGCGATCCGGAAACGGTGGAAGCCTGGTCAAGGTTTTAACAGGGCCGAACTCTTGCGGCAAGAGCGTCTATCTGAAACAGATCGGACTGTTGATATTCATGGCGCACATCGGTTCGTACGTGGCCGCAAAATCGGCCACGATAGGAATAGTCGATCGTCTCTCGACTCAAATGTCGAACGCGGAGAGCGTCGGCTTGTACGCGAGCTCCTTCTTGCAGAATCTTCGACAG ATCAACGTGGCTATTCGCGCGTCCACTTCCGACTCCGTGGTGCTGATGGACGAGCTGGAGAGAGGGACGACGGAATCGAGCGGACGCTCGCTGGTAGCAGCGGTGCTCGACGAATTCGCTAAAAGGGAGCAACGGTGCCCGCACGTTTTCGCGGCGACGCACGCGCACGCGGTAGTCGAGATGCTTCCACGAACGGCGTCGATCGAACCTCAGGCACGTATTTCTTTCAGCGCCGCGGTCGCCTCGTTTCGTCTCGCTAGACGTCGTTTTACAGACGTTCGAGTACGTCGTCGACCAGGACCAATCCTTGGCGTTTCTTTACCGGCTGATCGGCGGCAGCGCGTCGCGCAGTTTCGCCCACTTCGCGGCCAGGTTCGCCGAGCTGGACGAGAGCATCGTCGATCGAAGTTTGGAG GTGTACGAGTCGATCGGGAGCAGCGTTCTGCCGTCGCGGATCGGCCGACGTTGGGACGC ATTGCATCGCGTCGCGCAACTCTGCGAGGCCGGACAGGACGTGGTTCAGGAGCAGCTGAAATCCTTGATCGACATAATTATGACTTCCAAGTAGACGGAACGCGTTGA
- the LOC117221388 gene encoding uncharacterized protein LOC117221388 — MGNNGSSSRNEQAASSGRSSGLPVPEGSRGWSQSFPRELARHRSRAVAAAARKVLPEPPNQRLRATDNGSIIQNGGTISGRRAPTFASSRDLAKRERERDGPFRSRSTSASRVPEPRTTRIERACCRYQVDASRRRFNGAPSDLKRFGSEPDLRYAAPEPPDRSSFESPIGGREDRPAVDRRRADRDSKDRGESRYKARKKYKAPAPPTAPIVFGNDPISTSTSTSTSVSIPFDPRDVEARCRHERNVQPPPRRSRLFKTRAETKKARVGWQLSSLDGQNRRHRELESTQPLRRLSNADADGAADADADADRQRQRPRANQFDGKNTLRRSVSSPEFQAELIQAARRVRDKLASATRSAVGLDRPASIEVESRSLDRRRELSDRPPIEIGNESEPVSRHAKPPARSRPADEYPRRAAEEQGKSGKPSVRPNLVEQPAILDAGRGSSDRATGRRRSNDAGNRDLVCNERVAVDWTEPARSLSPRSTKDAVDVRGWIPEAIEQTVEDRRPEFEDKENSDPDAAGKLDKVARKQDSNYSEDRGDRDHDRPYAHSAPKTFYFGMKELLVSSSEPRHRLDHEKREKREKREKREKREKREKRERRTEFRDREDCRSSMDAADDTDDASGRNVAEDISLKLRPTLPKKQLEIPRFSPSAAWRLLSALETPGPSTSTASEETPAMFEERIERLSRPPPPPPPPPPPPPPMLALGPRSSHDKSGDSGISGDAGAGNEDSFDANTINRAKTSATRPAWTPQQDLGDDESSSDAGVDSPSPLPLAAPFNNYRPRTCVFSLSLPREDPRPSPTLPESRTREQMSAFDSLKKLKRSMSGAFGIGAHELRKKHSHDVLDDNWFLSTSAPTSLQHGQSLAVETARFSASSSCWKSIGARDREEKLVVDVVKNRCENDANGNCNDDEDYEDEDGDRDEDDEDDEGEHEDEDDDEEEEEEEEEEEDDEDEDEEEEDEEALEKTERSAENEAAELELYATDFPVTLISPSFSYLAPSGRVMYLPEADDAKRRISGRIGVVERDEDGDAREGGRARQTAEPAYTSYRRSPSKRRPRTTGLEDRSVESKREQTRDPSRGAVNGREPSSTSKEAKPQGKAGSKGRRFTFQSTVRQIERRRLAEKLSREAEAKERQRKGELEAMQKVEEEFQRKRAKEKANIRQQLRLFKEMEENFNNLASTVEWDSSQVRRPDPDGAPSSTASSPTWQPTCQPNHRQSAGNNRDAAQTSAKGKKRLEGSNECRRKRDSGSGSSSDSKQRRGGDPFAGGYRPNYYDWAPDASSHLEAKQTTVHPKVVCDIPKRSPVFVDRNVQSAKLPTTISDSVSRSDNYRKDFAHGALTTKSSFASSDSELSQPNTRPHSTETGVKTQSHRSRSASRERSEDAATSEEDAPAELAKRPRNPVHDFAISGLRPFTRSRSYRPISFDPRPPPSVPS, encoded by the exons ATGGGCAACAACGGGAGCAGCTCGCGGAACGAACAGGCGGCAAGCTCCGGTCGATCGAGCGGCCTCCCGGTCCCGGAGGGGAGCCGCGGTTGGTCCCAATCGTTTCCACGAGAGCTGGCTAGGCATCGGTCTCGAGCGGTCGCCGCGGCGGCTCGGAAAGTGCTGCCGGAGCCACCGAATCAGAGGTTACGCGCAACCGACAACGGCAGCATCATCCAGAACGGCGGGACCATAAGCGGTCGCAGAGCGCCGACGTTCGCGTCGTCGCGCGATCTCGCCAAG CGCGAGCGGGAGCGCGACGGACCGTTTCGCAGCAGAAGCACCTCGGCGTCCCGCGTCCCGGAGCCACGCACGACGAGGATCGAGCGAGCGTGCTGCCGCTACCAGGTGGACGCGAGTCGCCGACGATTCAACGGCGCACCGTCCGACTTGAAGCGATTCGGAAGCGAGCCGGATCTGCGATACGCGGCGCCCGAGCCGCCGGACCGGTCGAGCTTCGAGAGCCCGATCGGCGGCCGAGAGGACCGGCCGGCCGTCGATCGTCGACGGGCCGACAGAGACTCCAAGGACCGCGGCGAGAGTCGGTACAAGGCCAGGAAAAAGTACAAAGCTCCCGCCCCGCCCACCGCTCCGATCGTGTTCGGCAACGATCCGATCTCGACCTCCACGTCGACCTCGACCTCCGTCTCGATTCCGTTCGATCCTCGGGACGTCGAGGCTCGCTGTCGCCACGAGCGGAACGTCCAACCGCCGCCGAGGAGATCCCGCCTCTTCAAGACTCGGGCGGAGACCAAGAAGGCGCGAGTCGGTTGGCAGCTGTCCAGCTTGGACGGACAGAATCGGCGGCATCGCGAGCTCGAATCGACTCAACCGCTTCGTCGGCTTTCCAACGCGGACGCTGACGgcgccgccgacgccgacgcggaCGCGGACCGACAGCGACAACGACCGCGGGCGAATCAGTTCGACGGAAAGAACACGCTCCGGAGAAGCGTCAGCAGCCCGGAGTTCCAGGCGGAGCTGATCCAAGCGGCCAGAAGAGTCCGCGACAAGCTCGCGAGCGCGACCAGATCCGCCGTCGGCCTCGATCGACCCGCGTCGATCGAGGTCGAGTCGCGATCGCTGGATCGCCGCCGCGAGCTCTCCGACCGGCCTCCGATCGAGATCGGGAACGAGAGCGAGCCGGTTTCGCGGCACGCGAAGCCACCCGCGCGGTCTCGCCCAGCCGACGAATATCCGCGAAGAGCCGCGGAGGAACAGGGAAAATCGGGAAAACCGTCCGTCCGGCCGAATCTCGTCGAGCAGCCGGCGATCCTCGACGCCGGGCGCGGCTCGTCCGATCGGGCGACCGGCCGACGGCGATCGAACGACGCGGGAAATCGCGATCTCGTTTGCAACGAACGGGTCGCGGTCGATTGGACCGAGCCCGCTCGTTCGCTGTCGCCGCGGTCGACGAAGGACGCGGTCGACGTCCGCGGATGGATTCCGGAGGCGATCGAGCAAACGGTCGAGGACCGGCGACCGGAGTTCGAGGACAAGGAGAACTCGGATCCCGACGCAGCCGGTAAGCTCGACAAGGTGGCTCGCAAGCAGGACTCGAATTATTCCGAGGATCGCGGAGATCGGGACCACGACCGGCC ATACGCGCACTCCGCCCCGAAGACCTTCTACTTCGGCATGAAGGAGCTGCTGGTGTCGTCGAGCGAGCCGCGGCATCGCCTGGACCACGAGAAACGGGAGAAGCGGGAGAAGCGGGAGAAGCGGGAGAAACGGGAGAAGCGGGAGAAACGGGAGAGGCGGACCGAGTTTCGGGACCGAGAGGACTGTAGATCTTCCATGGACGCGGCGGACGACACGGACGACGCTTCC GGCCGCAACGTCGCGGAGGACATCTCGTTGAAGCTGCGACCGACCCTGCCGAAGAAGCAGCTGGAGATCCCGCGATTCTCGCCGTCGGCCGCTTGGAGGCTGCTCTCCGCGCTGGAAACGCCCGGGCCCAGCACGAGCACGGCCAGCGAAGAGACGCCG GCGATGTTCGAGGAGAGGATCGAGCGGCTCTCGagaccgccgccaccgccgcctccgcctccgccgccgccgcctccgaTGCTCGCGCTCGGCCCTCGCAGTTCCCACGACAAGTCCGGCGACTCCGGGATATCCGGGGACGCGGGGGCGGGCAACGAGGACTCGTTCGACGCGAACACGATCAACCGGGCGAAAACGTCCGCGACGAGGCCGGCGTGGACGCCGCAGCAGGACCTGGGCGACGACGAGTCGAGCAGCGACGCGGGCGTCGATTCGCCCTCGCCGTTGCCCTTGGCCGCGCCGTTCAACAACTATCGGCCCCGAACCTGCGTGTTCTCGCTGTCGCTGCCTCGCGAGGATCCCAGGCCGAGTCCGACCTTGCCCGAGTCGAGAACGCGGGAACAGATGTCGGCCTTCGACTCGCTGAAGAAGCTCAAGAGATCGATGTCGGGGGCGTTCGGGATCGGGGCGCACGAGCTTAGGAAGAAGCACTCGCACGACGTTCTCGACGACAACTGGTTCTTGTCGACCAGCGCGCCGACCTCGTTGCAGCACGGACAGTCGCTCGCCGTCGAGACCGCGCGATTCTCCGCTTCGTCGTCCTGCTGGAAATCGATCGGAGCTCGCGACCGGGAGGAGAagctcgtcgtcgacgtcgttaAGAATCGTTGCGAGAACGACGCCAATGGCAACTGCAACGACGACGAGGACTacgaggacgaggacggcgaccgcgacgaggacgacgaggacgacgagggCGAacacgaggacgaggacgacgacgaggaggaggaggaggaggaggaggaggaggaggacgacgaggacgaggacgaggaggaaGAGGACGAGGAGGCGTTGGAGAAGACGGAGAGGAGCGCGGAGAACGAGGCGGCGGAGCTCGAACTGTACGCGACCGACTTTCCCGTCACGTTGATATCGCCGTCCTTCTCCTACTTGGCTCCGAGCGGACGCGTGATGTATCTGCCGGAAGCGGACGACGCGAAGCGACGGATCTCGGGGCGGATCGGCGTCGTCGAGCGGGACGAAGACGGGGACGCTCGCGAGGGAGGTCGCGCGAGGCAGACCGCGGAGCCGGCGTACACGAGTTACCGTCGCAGTCCGTCGAAGCGACGGCCGAGGACGACCGGGCTCGAGGACCGTTCCGTCGAGTCCAAACGGGAGCAAACTCGAGATCCTTCTCGAGGAGCCGTGAACGGTCGTGAACCGTCCTCGACGTCCAAAGAGGCGAAACCGCAAGGAAAGGCCGGCTCGAAGGGCAGACGATTCACTTTCCAGTCGACGGTCAGACAGATCGAGAGGCGCCGATTGGCCGAGAAGCTGTCGCGGGAGGCCGAGGCGAAGGAACGCCAGCGGAAGGGCGAGCTGGAAGCCATGCAGAAGGTGGAGGAGGAGTTTCAGCGGAAACGCGCGAAAGAGAAGGCGAACATCAGACAGCAGTTGCGTTTGTTCAAGGAAATGGAGGAGAATTTCAA CAACCTGGCGAGCACCGTCGAGTGGGACAGCTCGCAGGTGCGCCGGCCGGATCCGGACGGCGCGCCTTCCTCCACCGCCTCTTCGCCCACTTGGCAGCCGACCTGTCAGCCGAACCACCGGCAGTCCGCCGGAAATAATCGCGACGCCGCGCAAACCTCGGCGAAGGGAAAGAAGCGTCTCGAGGGTAGCAACGAGTGTCGTCGCAAGAGGGACTCGGGTTCCGGGTCCAGTTCCGACTCGAAACAGCGACGCGGCGGCGACCCGTTCGCCGGCGGCTACCGACCGAACTACTACGATTGGGCGCCGGACGCGTCGTCGCATCTCGAAGCCAAACAGACCACCGTTCATCCGAAGGTCGTCTGCGACATCCCGAAACGTTCTCCCGTCTTCGTGGATCGGAACGTCCAATCCGCCAAGCTCCCGACGACGATTTCCGACTCCGTTTCCAGGTCCGACAATTACAG GAAGGATTTCGCGCACGGCGCCCTGACGACCAAGTCGTCTTTCGCCAGCAGCGACAGCGAACTCTCGCAGCCGAACACGAGACCGCACTCCACGGAGACCGGAGTCAAGACGCAGTCCCATCGATCTAG GTCGGCTAGTCGGGAGCGCAGCGAAGATGCGGCCACCTCGGAGGAAGACGCTCCAGCGgagctggcgaaacgaccgaggaACCCTGTCCACGATTTTGCGATAAGCGGGCTGCGACCTTTTACGAGGAGCAGGAGTTATCGGCCAATTTCCTTCGATCCCCGTCCGCCTCCGTCTGTTCCGAGTTAG